Proteins from a genomic interval of Rhodothermia bacterium:
- a CDS encoding ABC transporter substrate-binding protein gives MKKPLFAFIILLFLFALSACKPEKSTTAELPKNWEHMAAAAKGSTVRMFMWTGDPYINRYMQDYVVPAVKTQFGIDLQISSGQGNQLVSMMATELEAGQETSSADMMWINGETFYQLRQLNALYGPFLDRLPNSKLLNLDSPFINTDFQQKVDGFEAPWGNVQMTFIYDTTRVQQPPQNRIALAEWIKAHPGRFTLDTQFAGLTFLKGLLIDLAGDKNALNGPFNEALYQKYSKELWQYLTQLRPYFWRNGTTYPEGVAQLHQLFANREIDFTMSNNDGEVDNKVLQGLFPPTARAYVWEIGTIQNSHFLGISAKSGNKAAAMVVINFLLSPAAQRKKMEPQVWGDGTVLDLAKLGPKDREAFSQIPGRKFAPDRITIQDRALMELAPAYMIRLAADFRTYMIEGKTP, from the coding sequence ATGAAAAAACCACTTTTTGCTTTCATTATCCTGCTGTTTTTATTTGCTTTAAGTGCGTGTAAGCCAGAGAAGAGCACCACTGCCGAACTTCCGAAAAATTGGGAACACATGGCGGCGGCGGCAAAGGGGAGTACGGTTCGGATGTTTATGTGGACTGGCGACCCCTACATCAATCGCTATATGCAGGATTATGTAGTCCCAGCCGTCAAAACACAATTTGGGATAGACCTACAGATCAGTTCTGGGCAGGGAAATCAGTTGGTTTCCATGATGGCGACCGAGCTTGAGGCCGGACAAGAAACCTCTTCTGCGGATATGATGTGGATCAATGGCGAGACCTTTTACCAACTTCGCCAACTAAACGCCCTATATGGCCCTTTTCTGGATCGTCTGCCCAATAGCAAACTCCTTAACTTGGACAGTCCTTTTATCAACACGGACTTCCAACAGAAAGTGGATGGTTTTGAAGCGCCCTGGGGGAATGTGCAAATGACCTTTATCTACGATACCACGCGCGTACAGCAACCACCGCAGAACCGTATAGCACTTGCCGAATGGATAAAGGCACATCCCGGACGTTTCACACTTGATACCCAATTTGCCGGACTCACTTTCCTAAAAGGTTTGCTGATTGATCTTGCCGGTGATAAAAACGCCCTAAATGGCCCCTTTAATGAAGCCTTATACCAAAAATACAGCAAAGAACTTTGGCAGTATCTGACCCAACTACGCCCTTATTTCTGGCGTAATGGAACAACTTATCCAGAGGGCGTAGCACAACTACACCAACTTTTTGCAAACCGAGAAATAGACTTTACCATGAGCAATAACGATGGCGAAGTGGACAATAAAGTATTACAAGGACTTTTCCCACCCACAGCAAGGGCCTATGTCTGGGAAATTGGAACCATACAAAACAGCCATTTTTTAGGGATTTCGGCCAAGTCTGGTAACAAAGCTGCTGCAATGGTCGTTATCAATTTTTTGCTCTCGCCAGCGGCGCAACGTAAGAAAATGGAACCCCAAGTTTGGGGAGATGGAACGGTTTTAGACCTTGCTAAACTCGGCCCCAAAGATCGGGAAGCCTTCTCCCAAATCCCCGGACGAAAGTTTGCACCAGACCGCATCACCATCCAAGACCGTGCGTTGATGGAGCTTGCACCAGCATATATGATCCGACTTGCTGCCGACTTCCGAACGTATATGATTGAAGGGAAGACACCATGA